ATCACCCCAAGTACTTTACTCCGGCTGATTCTGAGACTTTGCGCCAAAAGGTTGTACTGGTAATTCATACTTTTGGCCATTTCCACTATACGGGTTTTGGTGTCAGCATGAAGTTCGGGAGAATCCTTTAATGCTCTGGAAACAGTAGATACAGAGACTCCCAATTTCTTGGCAATCTCCTTCATCGTTACCTGATGACCTTTTTTCATAAGAGTTAGTGGTTAAAGAAGTTTATTTATTCTTGATAAATAGTGAACAAAACCGTTTGTCCTACAGCTCGCAGGCTTCTTTTATCAATAATATCCATATTATCCAAGTGGGTATGGTGGTAATGGCCGAAGCCTGAATCAGGGGAGAATTCCACTATGTTTATCATTGGGATCCCGGCATCGCGATTGACAAAAACATGGTCATCGATGATTTCGGGAGCGTCACGCATGATAAAGAAGTCTGAATATCCCAATTCTGCTGCGAAATTCCATATTTTATTGACAATGCTTTTTCCATACTGCATGGAATGTCCCTCTCGGTAGAACCTTGCCCCTTTGGCACCAACAAGGTCCACCAAGATACCGTAATAGGCTGAATATCCAGTGACATGGGTGTTTTTTGACCAGTATTGGGAACCAAGACACCACCAGATTTGGGAATTGTTTCTCAAATTCATATGTTCAGGCTCCCCATCATCTTCCCCGTCAAAGAGTATGATGTCTATACCTATTTCAGGTTTGATTTCTGAACTGTTGATTATTCGGGCAATTTCAAGCAGAACACCCACTCCGGACCCTCCGTCATTAGCGCCATCGATAGGTTCATCTAATCGCTGAGTATCCTTGTCGGCAATTCTTCTGGTATCCCAATGTGCTGCCAAAAGCACTCTTTTTTTGGCCGAAGGATTGTAGGATGCGATGATGTTTGATAAATTGAATAACTGATTGTCCCAGGTTTTTACCTGAAAATCCTGAGTTTGGACTTCCATTCCAAAATCTTTGAATTTCTGTATCAGCCAGTCCCTTGTTTTTCTATGCCCTTCCGTATTGGGCACTCTTGGACCAAAATCAACCTGCTGTTGAATAAAGGAATAAGCTGAATCCGCTGAGAATTCAGGGACAGGTTTATAGGTAATGGGCTCTTGGATTTTATCAGAAACCTTATCGCTTCCACAAGACCAAAGAAGTAGCGGAAAGACAAAAAACAATATAATCCTATTCCTCATATGCCCAGTCAATTTTATCTTTCATGTCTTTGACCACAATACCCAAGTCTTTTAAAGAAGACCTGATTTCATCCACTTTATTATAATTCTTTGCTGTTTTGACATCACTGTAAATAGCCAATACAACATCTAATAGCCCTTGTTGGTTTTCAGTTTTTTCTTCTTTTAGACCCAATATTTTTTCAACAAAAACAATATAAGTCTGATTCATTTTTTCAAAAACATCCCTTCCAAATACGCCGCTTTGCAACTGTCCAGTATATACTGAATTGATTTTTTTCAACAGATTGAATAAATGCCCGATGGCCTGTGCAGTATTAAAGTCATCATCCATCGCACGGAAAGCACTATGAATACTTTGCTCCACTTGTTTGATCTGAATGTCATCTAAAGGAATAGTATCATCAGCCTTGAATTCAAGACTCTTGGCAATTCTTAGTCCATTGATGATTTTTTTATAACCTTTTTGAGCTGCTTTAAGGGCTTCATTTGAAAAATCCAAAGTAGATCTATAATGTGCAGTCAATATAAAATAACGGATGGTCATCGGACTATAAGCCTGTTCCAAAAGGGCATGTTTTCCTGCAAACAACTCCTGAAGGGTAATGAAGTTGCCAAGGGATTTGCCCATTTTTTGTCCGTTGATAGTGATCATGTTGTTGTGCATCCAGTATTTGGCAGGATCCTGATGGTTGCAGGCATTTCCTTGGGCAATTTCGCATTCATGATGGGGAAACATCAGATCCATACCACCTCCGTGTATGTCAAATTGCTTACCCAAATACTTTGAACTCATTGCTGTACATTCCAAATGCCATCCGGGAAAACCTATTCCCCAAGGTGATTCCCATTTCATCAGGTGTTCGGGAGAGGCATGCTTCCATAAAGCAAAATCCACAGGGTTTCTCTTTTCCCCTTGTCCATCCAAATCCCTGCTTCCACTCATCAATTCCTCCAATACCCTTCCGGAAAGTTTTCCATATTGATATTTCTCATTGTATTTGAGTACATCGAAGTAAACCGAACCATTTACCTCATAGCCCAAACCTTCATCAAGAATGCCTTGAACCAAAGCAATCTGTTCCGGAATGTGGCCTGTTGCACGGGGTTCTATACTAGGCTTCCAGGTATTCAGTGCTTCCATATCCCTGTGATAGGTGTCCGTATATTGTTGGGCCACCTCCATGGGTTCCAGTTGTTCCAGTTTGGCTTTTTTGGCAATTTTATCTTCTCCTTCATCCGCATCACCCTGTAAGTGACCCACATCAGTGATGTTCCTAACATAGCGGACTTTATAGCCCAGGTGAGTCAAGTACCTGTTGACTGTATCAAATGTGATGGCAGGTCTTGCATGGCCCAAGTGGGCATCGCCATAAACTGTTGGTCCGCAGACATACATGCCCACATGAGGCGGACTTAGCGGGTCAAAATCTTCTTTCTTGCGGGAAAGGGTGTTGTATATTTTGAGGGTGTTTTGTTTCATGATTTAAATTGTACCATGTACTATGTACCAAGTACCAAGTATGTGTTTGAACCTGCAAAATAGGGTATTGGAATGAGTAAATAAAGGTATTCTTTATACGTGTGTTTAAAAATAGTTGAGTTGAGAGGATTTGCAACCGATTAATTAGACTTTGTTAATCAGTAATTCCTCAAAAATGTTGGCCACCTCTTCTGCCGCTTGATAGGGAAGAAGTGCAGTATCGGAAATACCTGAAACCACTTTGGTAACATCATGGTCAACTGAACCCTTGTTGGCCCATTTGTCAATGGTTGCTGCAGTGATGTAGGCAGAAAAATTATGGTGCCCGGAACCGGGCCTTTCTCCAATGATATGGATAATTCCTGTTTTCCTATCGAAGAAGGAAAGCGAACCGAACAACTGCTCTCCGGCAGCATATCCTGCCCTTACCCTTCCATGGGTAAAAACAATATGCTGAGGACTGATGATAATGCCTTTTTGATAAAGCTGATCTGTCAGTTTTTCAAGGAACGGGAACAAATGGCCTTCATCCATCAAGGCTTTTGCATTCAGTCCATCTGAAATGATGATCTGAACATCCGGGATTTGTTCACCCCAAGCTCTTTGGATGGCTTTTAACTCCCTTACTGCTTTTTTGCCCAATTGTTCTCCTGACTCAGGATGATAGACATAATCCTTCTTGTCAAAAGATAAAGTACTAACGCCAATCGCATTTGGAATTGACTTGACGAATGAATCCGTCATTTCTGTCCACAAGCTTATTTTGGCATCTTCATAGAGGAAACGGACCTTTTTGTCCAGCTCAGGATTCAAATCCCAATGGTTTTCCCCAAAGCCTTGGGCAATGGGGACACCCCTGTTTTCTATTTCTCCGATCATCCTTCGGCCCTCAGCCAAAATTTCCTCTTTGGTCCGCAGGTCTTTTTTGGCAAGCCGGTATTGGTAATAGACCCAAGTTGGATCTCCGAAATGTCCGGTTGGTTGATTATCCTCCCCAATGATCTCTATCTTTTTGAAAAAATCCCACATCGCATCGTTGATTTTGTAGTCGAATTTTTCCCGAATTCTGACATGGTCATTAAATGCCGTGGTCAGATAGCTCAACATGGGATCATTTTTGGTGGGCAGGGCCATCAGGTAAGCAGGATTGGCAGGCATAATTTGTTCGATACACCAATCCAGGTCATCCAAAGTCACATCCATGTGCAGGGTGGAGCAAATGTCCAAACCTATGGTCAGCCCATGCAGTTTGCCCATGACTGTATCTTCCAAACAGCAGCGGACCAACTGTTCCTTGGATTTGAACACCTCCGGACCAATAAATCCAGCCACATCATTCACATATACCCAAGGGAATTGATCAGGTGTTTTACCTTCTTCCAATTGGATTTTTAATGCCCTTACAAAACCATATTTTCTGGATTCATGGACAACCATGTCAAATCCCTCCCCATGTCCGTTGGTAAAGTCTGCGCCCTGTCCGGTCTCCGCATAGAGTCCAAACTTGCCTTTTCTTGTTTCCATATGTTGCGCCATTTTTTCAATGGAAACATCAAAGGTCTGATTGGCTTTGACAGTGCCTGCTATACTCTGAAACCAGATTCCTGTGGTTCCGGGATAGATTTTTTCAGCTTCTGCCTGGACATCGATATGCGAAAGGACGCAATTGGGTAAGGTAGATTCCAGATCAAAGGTGGAGATGACATCAAAAAGAGCTTTTTCGATTTCAGCAACTGACTTAGGATCGCTTGAAACCGGATTGGTACCCAATACCAGATCACCCACACCATAAGACCATGCATCAAATACCTGCCATACAATGTCATTAGGATTGTCAGTAGGGGAGTTGGGCTGAACCCTTGCACTCATATAGCCCTTGCTTCCGATTTTTGTTCCAGGGATAGGGTTAAACACTTTTTGCCCCACTTGGATCAATTCATCATTGCTCATCAGCTTGACCACACAGGCAATCACATCACTGCTCAAAGCAGGCATGATTTCCTTGATTTCCAATTCTGATTTCGTCAGGATAAAAGACTTCAGTTCACCTAAGGTCCAGTCATCTAATTCAGTATTTGAATCAGTAGATTGTTGGATAAGTTGATAAACTTCATCGGTGAAAAGGCTGTGTGTTTTCAGGTCATCGATTTTGGTGTTGGAAAGGAGCTTACGGGCATTTAGGCGGGAATCCTCAGAGGCTGCTGAAATTCCCAAAGTGAGATCACCTTCCTTGAATTCATTGGCCGATCCAATGATCTGACGGTAAAGTGTTTGGTTCATTTTACCCGAGACTCTATTGATATAAGAAAAAATGTCTTCATTCTCAATTGGCTTTCCGATAAGAGGCGCTTTTGTGATTCTGTTTTTATTTTTTGATGAACCAAGGTCACATGAATTGAACAGCAATACTGAGGTGCTGATGACCCCTACATGTGTCAAGAAGGTCTTTCGGCTGATTTTCTCCATGGCGGCTTGTGTTATTTTAGCGAGGATTACGAAGTTTCAAAGTCAGATATGAGATCTGATTTATATCTGATTTTGAAAAAACGCTTTAAGTTTTTACCGAATCATTGCTAAAAATAACCAATTAGAATTGAAACTTTATAAAAGTTGGGATTAGTAGTGCGAAAATTAACCTAGAAATAATTTTGATGTCATTCAGACATAAATGATTTTATTTTTACTTACATCAAAATATTTTGGCTTTAGCCCTTCTAAGCAAACATCAACCGCCTTTTAGGATTTGGAATATCTCTACCCAATTGAACGTATTGGTTTTCTAATAGTCTTTAGATCGTTATTCCCTCAAAAACTATGTGATCTTTATGTTCTATGTGGTAAAAAACAAGAAGACCTTTGAAAACGCAATGCGTACTCAAAGGTCTTCTCAAACTTCAAACTTCAAATCAAAAATCTAAGATCTAAAATCAATGCTTAAAATGCCTCACTCCCGTCATCACCATACTCATCCCATGGGTATCACAGAAATCTACAGAATCCTTGTCCTTGATAGAACCACCAGGTTGAACCACTGCTGAAATTCCTGCTTCATGGGCAATCTCCACACAATCAGGGAATGGGAAGAAAGCATCGGATGCCATCACAGCACCATTCAGATCAAAACCAAAGGATTTTGCTTTTTCGATGGCTTGTCTCAATGCATCCACCCTGGAAGTCTGACCAACTCCCGAAGCAAACAATTGATTGCTGTTGCTAAGGACAATGGTATTGGACTTGGTATGCTTACAGACTTTAGCTGCAAAGACCAAAGCATTTATCTCTTCTTCGCTTGGTGCAACTTTGGTAACCACTTTAAAGTCTGCTTTGGTTTCGGTCTGCAAATCTTTGTCCTGCTCGATGATGCCATTCAGCAAGGTCTTGATCTGCTTGGTACCTTCGATCTGAATTTTTTGTTGTAATAGGATTCTGTTTTTCTTGCCCTTAAGCAATGCCAAGGCATCATCATCAAATGATGGTGCAATCAACACTTCAAAAAACAAACTGTTCATCTCTTCTGCTGCTGCCAAATCCACATTCTGGTTGGTGATCAAAACTCCGCCAAAAGCAGAAGTAGTATCTGCTTCAAAAGCTTTTTGATAAGCTTCTTTGACTGAATCAGCAATAGCCACGCCGCAGGCATTGGTATGTTTAAGGATGGCAAAAGCCGTTTCTCCCTCAAATTCTGCTATCAAAGCCACTGCCGCATCTACATCCACCAAATTGTTGTAAGAGAGTTCTTTACCATTCAATTGGGTGAACAAGGCTTCAAGGTCGCCGTAAAAATGGGCAGCTTGATGTGGGTTTTCACC
This window of the Aquiflexum balticum DSM 16537 genome carries:
- a CDS encoding M28 family peptidase → MRNRIILFFVFPLLLWSCGSDKVSDKIQEPITYKPVPEFSADSAYSFIQQQVDFGPRVPNTEGHRKTRDWLIQKFKDFGMEVQTQDFQVKTWDNQLFNLSNIIASYNPSAKKRVLLAAHWDTRRIADKDTQRLDEPIDGANDGGSGVGVLLEIARIINSSEIKPEIGIDIILFDGEDDGEPEHMNLRNNSQIWWCLGSQYWSKNTHVTGYSAYYGILVDLVGAKGARFYREGHSMQYGKSIVNKIWNFAAELGYSDFFIMRDAPEIIDDHVFVNRDAGIPMINIVEFSPDSGFGHYHHTHLDNMDIIDKRSLRAVGQTVLFTIYQE
- the cysS gene encoding cysteine--tRNA ligase — translated: MKQNTLKIYNTLSRKKEDFDPLSPPHVGMYVCGPTVYGDAHLGHARPAITFDTVNRYLTHLGYKVRYVRNITDVGHLQGDADEGEDKIAKKAKLEQLEPMEVAQQYTDTYHRDMEALNTWKPSIEPRATGHIPEQIALVQGILDEGLGYEVNGSVYFDVLKYNEKYQYGKLSGRVLEELMSGSRDLDGQGEKRNPVDFALWKHASPEHLMKWESPWGIGFPGWHLECTAMSSKYLGKQFDIHGGGMDLMFPHHECEIAQGNACNHQDPAKYWMHNNMITINGQKMGKSLGNFITLQELFAGKHALLEQAYSPMTIRYFILTAHYRSTLDFSNEALKAAQKGYKKIINGLRIAKSLEFKADDTIPLDDIQIKQVEQSIHSAFRAMDDDFNTAQAIGHLFNLLKKINSVYTGQLQSGVFGRDVFEKMNQTYIVFVEKILGLKEEKTENQQGLLDVVLAIYSDVKTAKNYNKVDEIRSSLKDLGIVVKDMKDKIDWAYEE
- the eutB gene encoding ethanolamine ammonia-lyase subunit EutB, which produces MEKISRKTFLTHVGVISTSVLLFNSCDLGSSKNKNRITKAPLIGKPIENEDIFSYINRVSGKMNQTLYRQIIGSANEFKEGDLTLGISAASEDSRLNARKLLSNTKIDDLKTHSLFTDEVYQLIQQSTDSNTELDDWTLGELKSFILTKSELEIKEIMPALSSDVIACVVKLMSNDELIQVGQKVFNPIPGTKIGSKGYMSARVQPNSPTDNPNDIVWQVFDAWSYGVGDLVLGTNPVSSDPKSVAEIEKALFDVISTFDLESTLPNCVLSHIDVQAEAEKIYPGTTGIWFQSIAGTVKANQTFDVSIEKMAQHMETRKGKFGLYAETGQGADFTNGHGEGFDMVVHESRKYGFVRALKIQLEEGKTPDQFPWVYVNDVAGFIGPEVFKSKEQLVRCCLEDTVMGKLHGLTIGLDICSTLHMDVTLDDLDWCIEQIMPANPAYLMALPTKNDPMLSYLTTAFNDHVRIREKFDYKINDAMWDFFKKIEIIGEDNQPTGHFGDPTWVYYQYRLAKKDLRTKEEILAEGRRMIGEIENRGVPIAQGFGENHWDLNPELDKKVRFLYEDAKISLWTEMTDSFVKSIPNAIGVSTLSFDKKDYVYHPESGEQLGKKAVRELKAIQRAWGEQIPDVQIIISDGLNAKALMDEGHLFPFLEKLTDQLYQKGIIISPQHIVFTHGRVRAGYAAGEQLFGSLSFFDRKTGIIHIIGERPGSGHHNFSAYITAATIDKWANKGSVDHDVTKVVSGISDTALLPYQAAEEVANIFEELLINKV
- the purH gene encoding bifunctional phosphoribosylaminoimidazolecarboxamide formyltransferase/IMP cyclohydrolase, whose product is MANKKIQSALISVYYKDNLEPIIAQLKAQGVKIYSTGGTQQFIEEQGAQVIPVEELTGYPSIFGGRVKTLHPKIFGGILHRRENESDVSQAVEFDIPAIDLVIVDLYPFEETVASGASEADIIEKIDIGGISLIRAAAKNFKDVVIIASKAQYGELEEKLKNQDGATTLEDRRYFAAQAFQVSSNYDTHIFNYFNQTENIPALKISESKAKALRYGENPHQAAHFYGDLEALFTQLNGKELSYNNLVDVDAAVALIAEFEGETAFAILKHTNACGVAIADSVKEAYQKAFEADTTSAFGGVLITNQNVDLAAAEEMNSLFFEVLIAPSFDDDALALLKGKKNRILLQQKIQIEGTKQIKTLLNGIIEQDKDLQTETKADFKVVTKVAPSEEEINALVFAAKVCKHTKSNTIVLSNSNQLFASGVGQTSRVDALRQAIEKAKSFGFDLNGAVMASDAFFPFPDCVEIAHEAGISAVVQPGGSIKDKDSVDFCDTHGMSMVMTGVRHFKH